A window of Dehalococcoidia bacterium contains these coding sequences:
- the dapA gene encoding 4-hydroxy-tetrahydrodipicolinate synthase, producing the protein MKKFGRLLTAMVTPFNAKGQVDYIQAKKLAKALLESGSDGLVVSGTTGESPTLTAEEKLRLFAEIRTIAGKKTTIVAGTGNYNTQESIELTHKAEKMGVDACLLTVPYYNKPNQDGLYQHFKAIADSTRLPCIIYNVPSRTITNLSADTTIKLSKIDNIVGIKEASADFGQIARIINGVSSDFMVYSGNDADTFPILNLGGYGVIGVITHLVGVQYKKMMDLCLAGKIKESARLHRSFIPLVNTMFMIGSPMPIKYALNYLGFRVGRPRLPLVVPDEKTRAAIEQTLKRYTIDLPLK; encoded by the coding sequence ATGAAGAAGTTCGGACGTTTGCTGACAGCCATGGTAACACCCTTCAATGCTAAGGGTCAGGTTGATTACATACAGGCAAAAAAGCTGGCTAAGGCCCTGCTCGAATCCGGAAGCGATGGACTGGTAGTGTCCGGCACTACCGGTGAAAGCCCTACGCTCACCGCCGAGGAAAAGCTCAGGCTGTTTGCTGAGATAAGGACGATTGCCGGCAAAAAGACTACGATCGTGGCTGGCACGGGCAACTACAACACACAGGAGAGCATCGAGCTGACTCATAAGGCAGAGAAAATGGGAGTGGATGCCTGCCTGCTGACAGTTCCTTATTACAATAAGCCGAACCAGGACGGGCTCTATCAGCACTTCAAGGCCATCGCTGACTCGACCCGGTTACCCTGTATTATATACAATGTGCCCTCCCGGACTATCACCAACCTGTCCGCCGATACGACCATCAAGCTGAGCAAGATAGATAATATCGTGGGTATCAAGGAGGCCAGCGCAGATTTCGGGCAGATCGCCCGCATCATCAATGGAGTGAGCAGCGATTTCATGGTATATAGCGGCAATGACGCCGATACCTTTCCTATTTTGAATTTGGGCGGCTATGGAGTGATCGGTGTGATCACGCACCTGGTGGGCGTTCAGTATAAAAAAATGATGGACCTTTGCCTAGCCGGCAAAATTAAGGAATCGGCCAGGCTGCACCGCAGCTTCATTCCGCTGGTTAATACCATGTTCATGATAGGCAGCCCTATGCCAATAAAATATGCGTTGAACTACCTGGGATTCAGGGTCGGCAGACCGCGCCTGCCGCTGGTCGTGCCGGACGAGAAAACACGGGCCGCCATCGAGCAAACGCTCAAGAGATACACAATAGACCTGCCGCTCAAATAG
- a CDS encoding DUF3795 domain-containing protein — MINNSQLTSYCGLYCKDCIPSKAALYNLAARLEAILAELKFDKYAALKAGQTYWSESNAAFKDYHRFIDVLQAIRGLKCKAICREGGGWKGERCMIRNCAIEKGLAGCWDCAEYKACRHLEPLLKFHPNLAYHLELIRREGIDKWATKRKGHYPWS, encoded by the coding sequence GTGATTAATAATAGTCAGCTGACATCTTATTGCGGCCTGTATTGCAAAGACTGTATTCCGTCAAAGGCAGCGCTTTATAACCTTGCAGCCCGTCTTGAAGCTATTCTGGCCGAGCTGAAGTTTGATAAATACGCCGCGTTAAAAGCCGGCCAGACCTACTGGTCGGAGTCCAATGCAGCATTCAAAGACTATCACCGCTTCATCGACGTTCTTCAGGCCATACGCGGACTGAAATGCAAGGCTATCTGCCGGGAGGGGGGCGGTTGGAAGGGAGAGCGTTGCATGATTAGGAATTGCGCAATCGAAAAGGGCCTCGCCGGATGCTGGGACTGCGCAGAATACAAAGCCTGCCGGCATCTGGAGCCCCTGCTCAAATTCCATCCCAATCTCGCTTACCACCTGGAACTGATCAGGCGTGAGGGGATCGATAAATGGGCTACCAAACGCAAAGGGCATTATCCCTGGTCCTGA